One Uloborus diversus isolate 005 chromosome 7, Udiv.v.3.1, whole genome shotgun sequence genomic window, gTTGCCAATAAAAACAAAAGGAGGAAAAAATTTCGTCTATCAATTCTGATTTACAAAGGTCTTTAAAGGAAAGAATTCTGAgcgtttttaagcatttttctacTTTGTGATTTTATAGTGGTTATAGTAAAGGATGGTAAAACATTCCGgctgatgttttaaaaaaatatttgaccatttttaataatatatttagtaAAACCCCGCAATTTAAAATCTATGTGTGTTTTTTATAAATTCAGTTCGACTCTTAATATTTAACAATACGAAATATTAAAACATGAGCGAATTAAAAAGCTcaacatataaaaatattaaaggaacACATTTGGACTtttgaaaaagagaaatattaaaatttaacagaCTGATGAGGagaaaaatgaaagcaatgaAATATTATGATTGAAAGTTTGGACTTTAAAAAGTGGATGGTAATTTTTtaccagcaaaatttatgtcagtcACCAGACTCTCTTTGCTATCatcattaatcttttttttttcttcatcgtccTCATTATTATCGAGATCATCGAAATGAATCTTCAATCTAATGATCTTCAATTCCTGCGAAGGCATTGCTAATGCCACATGATTTCAACAAATATGTAGCAGTTATTTCTTTCCTTCCCGATCAAAATTTCTTAACACACACGAAGAACATAAGAAGAGGGACTATAACTTTGACTAGAggtggtaattttttttatctccgttACGTACGACACacctcttattattattattatttttttttgaaacatttttaaagtaaaacagtACGTTTCATACACGAAAACTATGATAAATGCAAATTCTGCAGTtgagaatgatttaaattttttttactgaagttaaaacAATTTCTTACCTTGAAAAAACCCTTGCAGCCTTCACAAGTCCTAACGCCATAATGTTGGCAAGCAGCATTATCCCCGCATACTGCACATAGCATTGATGGTGGTGGTGTACTTTCTGGAACACCAGGAGATGACCGGCTGGACCCAGATGTGCCACTGGGAGTGGTTGGGGTCGTTGGAGTGGCATGCCGAATGCTgtaaagaaaaatacaaataaacttaaaacaattattttttctgtaaattaaagatttttcctctttttctaaTTTAATGAATTCGCTACGGTTCTTAACAcgatttcacaacatttttttttggggggggggggggggaacaactgATATTTGCAACGCTTTGTGcattttataatttcaataattttatttgttattgttACACAGTTTTTAGGCTCCATTGTTAACACTGAAGTTTACAGTATCAGCTGAATACTGGTTTTGCACTCATCTCTCCTAACACTAAATTTAACTGACACTGACGTGCTAAATGTATTTCTGTTTTCTTAGCTCAATGTTAGTAGTTTTAATACGCAACTTGTAGGGTAATTAGGTCCTTAACCCCTCGGAGGGAACATGTTCCTGTTGAAAATTCCTGAGGTTGTCAGTGCTTTTTAGTGTGCTAATGTTACCCTTTGGGTTTTGGAAAGTCGACGTCACAAGACTGGGGCATTTATTCAACCATATTTAATGTTGGGACGTATATGACCCAGTCAAGATAAAATAGGCTTAAATGACTTGATATTAGCACTGGGGCATATACAAGTAGTGAAAAGATGCAAGGTACTTTTGCACTATGTTTTATATTTCCCTGTTTTGCTACGTCTTTCAAGGAAAAGAAAAGCTTTGTTTGAACCTTACCTTCCCTCCTGTGTTGGTGGACTAGAGATAGTAAGTGATGGCTTCCGACTCCCACTCCGCCCCTGTTTAGGACTGGGGGCGGGGCTTGTCATCTCGTGTAGAGAAGGGGGCGGAGTTCCGAAGTGGGAGGGCCCCTCTGGGCCAGAAGATGTAATCCCAGAGAAGGTGGTGGGATAGGGCGCAACAAGTTGATGAAAGGATGGCTTCGATGACGCCCCGGCGTCAAAGGACGGAGGCATGAAGGATGAAGATGAAGGACCGGGGCTGTCTAAGGCAGGGGTGGCTGATGTCAATGCTGTGATGGATGTAACGTCTTCTGTCTGGGGAAAAGTTACCATGGAAATAGAGAATCGGTCTCCTtctgaaaaagacaaaaaagatTCGGGAATTAGTACAGAAAAAACATTTACCTGTTTCAAATACATCACAGGCACAGCCAGAATGATGCTCTGGAGTGATAACAAGATAGAATTTTATCTTAGAGTgggacttttttttaatatttacatattATGATAGTCAAAGTGGCCTAAAGCAAATGGATCCATGTCATAATTCACCCCTCCATTTTGCTGAGCCCCTGATGTACATTAAAACTGGACATTGCACAATAATGTACAATGAATAAGAaagactaaaataattttaaacagaaaatcataAGAAGTTTCAAGTACTCGGTTcttaatcttgtttttttttttttaatacacccaatttatcagttaaaaattgactttttttaaagtgaaactaTTGCATGCAGGAACTTTGTTATGgactaaacgaaaaaaaaaccaactttaGCTAATATTTTAGGcaaataataacagtaaaaatggaAACATATCAAATATCTTACCAATATCTTCTTCCATAGGAACATCTTCCCCAGTTTGTATGTCTTCGAATTTGAATGAAAAGACTCCACAGACATCAGATCGTCTGTAACGAGGTGAATATGTCTCCTGAAAACTAGGCAATGATGGTAAGCCCATTGTTGAAGTTGTCAGAGGGATGGTTGAGATGTCCTCTGTAGTGGATGTCCCGAAACCTTGTTGGAACATTTCCTGAAAAGTGCTGTCGCTGCGACTGTCACCAGTGGCGAGGAAATTTTCGGATGTGGTTCCAAACTCCAGTGGGGGTAAATCCTCTCCGATGAAAGCAACCTCCTCTGAGAAGGGAGCGCTAAATTCGGGACTTAGGAAGCTGCCACTGAACTGTGAGCTCTGGAAGAAATGAATCACATTAAGTATTTCATATGAATTAGGATTTTCATGTTGGATCAGTTATCCGGAATCATTAGAATCCCTTCTTCCATGAATAAGAGAATATTTTCtcccaaatctttttttttttttttttttttgtcatttaataaaGCTTTAAATCTACTGGGCGAAGGAATTAAGCAATAATATATTCTTAACATATAagcataatacaaaaaaaaaaaaaaaaacaataaatgcaaaaCGATGCGGGaaatgcaaagtgaaaacattagTGAAAACATTAAGTACTACTCAGAGATAATAAAAACAAacgaaaagtttttaaactgagaTTCAAACAAGTGGTCCTATACTCCTAATAAGAGGTCCAGCTATACATTTGCATTTGGAATTGGacacatgtgaggcagtgagcagcaaagagatgtaagtggacattttcaagttttgagtaaaacgcgtttaaagaaaaCGTCcaaggtagactttcattgaaaagtttctcTTCATTATGCTGTGCaacagcatctaccagggctgctagcactatctcttgccccaagacagaggacagCTTCATCTACCATTTTCAATGGTTATcttcaaatgtttaattttgacacttggtttcctttgcttctcactgcttcatatgtggACTGAGGACAGTTAGAAATGTGGTCGTGCCTAACCTGTGGCTGCTGAAGCAGAAGCATGGTGGTGGGTGCTGTGTCTGTCGCGGTGGTCGTGGTTGTGTCTGTGGTGGTCGTGATTCCACTGTCGCTGCTTGTGACAAGGCTAGATGTCGAGGCCGGTACGCTGGGGCTCCCACTTGTCCTGCAGCCAGTGGCCGACTCTCGACTCGTCAGCTCGGGGGctgtaaaaaagagaaaaattatcaaTCAACTCTCACCTGACAACGGTGACAAAACATAAACATTAATACCCCACATTCCCTCACCTTGGATTAAGTcaacaaatacttttttaaaaaaataacgtcaTTTTTCTGGATCTCACCTGTTTATTAAATTTCGTCACGTTCAGAAATTACTCTTATTAACCCTGTTGGAGGCAAACCAGAGTATAATTAGGACGATTTCACCTTTAGTTGACGTGGTCCTGCCCCCAAGAGGGTTGATCTGTTCTttgtcaatttaaattgaaataaaacagcTATTCTGAGGACAAGATTGACAAATAATTACTTAGACATTAGTGGATTTTTTACGTTGATAAAACAAACACTAAGATTTTTGTAGAGTTGACGCAGAATGTTGTCAACAATAAAACCAAGCCCCGATTGGAACCAGAATAATTCATTGTAACGTTGAGAGAGAAACACCAGCTCCTATTTTCGACTGATTACAGATCTCTAGAGGGCACATTATTAAAGAACCcttattaattttgaacttttcgaAAATAAATGATCCTATGAATTATGTATAGCTACCATTAGACAGTAGAAGTGCAACAACAACAGTAGAATAATTTCTAACATTCATAATTAGGAAATTATTATTCATAcgcttttatttcttaattttcactAAGTAGTGTACTTATTAATCTTTTCATTCCATGGAGTTTTTGGTTACACAATTTGTTGCATAAGCATTAGACAAATTGAAAGAAAAGAGCAATGGAGAGATCTAGATTTGTCTTTAAAGCTCAGAGTAATAATTCTGATTCATAGAGATCTGCTagcttttaaaatacaataataataataataataataataataataataacaataactcaGTGATTGTAAACTAAATGTActtattgtttatttcatttactgAAATTTTCGCTTATAACTCGATTTTATATATTCAtcggaaaaagtaaaaaatagatgCCCTTAGAAGATATAAGAATTAAGAGAAATGCATGTTatttaacacatttaaaaaaatttgttcttttaaatgaaggattttaatttaagtttataacataaacttaaaatatatataatgtttaaaataattgcaaagtATTTGCTTGCTAAATATTGGTAAACTTGTATAATGTATTTAAACGAACTGCAGTTCATaaacactttttcaaaatattgaatctaAGTGAGGATTGATTTGTCAACGTTATTATGCTGTTGCTTTCTTTTTA contains:
- the LOC129226695 gene encoding nuclear receptor subfamily 4 group A member 2-like, yielding MSAAKALSLLGYNTTNVMFWMDPENHASKRPRTGSWVSSSFDISFPAPELTSRESATGCRTSGSPSVPASTSSLVTSSDSGITTTTDTTTTTATDTAPTTMLLLQQPQSSQFSGSFLSPEFSAPFSEEVAFIGEDLPPLEFGTTSENFLATGDSRSDSTFQEMFQQGFGTSTTEDISTIPLTTSTMGLPSLPSFQETYSPRYRRSDVCGVFSFKFEDIQTGEDVPMEEDIEGDRFSISMVTFPQTEDVTSITALTSATPALDSPGPSSSSFMPPSFDAGASSKPSFHQLVAPYPTTFSGITSSGPEGPSHFGTPPPSLHEMTSPAPSPKQGRSGSRKPSLTISSPPTQEGSIRHATPTTPTTPSGTSGSSRSSPGVPESTPPPSMLCAVCGDNAACQHYGVRTCEGCKGFFKRTVQKNAKYVCLGNKDCPVDKRRRNRCQFCRFQKCLAVGMVKEVVRTDSLKGRRGRLPSKPKSPQESPPSPPVSTITALVRAHVDTTPDLANLDYSQYTETAGQSQESAAAPDQVQQFYELLVSSIEVIRQFADKIPGFADFHKDDQELLFHSASLELFSLRLAYRIHPEDEKLTFCNGAVLSREQCQQMFGEWLNIILDFSRSLHSMDIDISAFACLCALTLVTERHGLKEPARVEQLQMKIISSLRDHVTYNNEAQKKRHYFSRILTQLPELRTISVQGLQRIFYLRLEAHHVPPPPLVENILSSLPF